One Haladaptatus cibarius D43 DNA segment encodes these proteins:
- a CDS encoding transcription initiation factor IIB family protein — MKSSGSHTKCPLCELDDTETLQNGVQVCRSCNFVLSQSDQITGSFSLDQRLEESSNGNQDWLDVASVEDSSDSTLVEMIGRTESFVRQLGGNTTDCIWSVEILASAWEHRYFHGRKVEVGIAAAIYVTFREHEKPRPFGVIAEVCGTSPEELRVGYRSLRAELDINGKVVTPVDYITFLASQLSLDEKEEKNAREILESVPDISGNPAGIAVASLYLAAKARDIPLTLVQAGDAAGVTKETVWLKTRDIKNATEIAD; from the coding sequence ATGAAATCCTCGGGCAGTCACACGAAATGCCCTTTGTGCGAATTGGACGATACCGAAACCCTTCAGAACGGAGTTCAGGTCTGTCGAAGTTGCAATTTCGTTTTGAGTCAATCTGACCAGATCACTGGAAGCTTTTCACTTGATCAACGTTTAGAAGAGTCCAGTAATGGGAATCAGGACTGGCTCGATGTTGCTTCGGTAGAAGACTCCTCGGACAGTACGCTCGTCGAAATGATTGGCCGAACCGAATCATTCGTGCGACAGTTGGGTGGAAATACGACCGACTGTATCTGGTCAGTTGAAATTCTCGCGTCTGCCTGGGAACACCGATATTTCCATGGACGAAAGGTCGAGGTTGGGATCGCAGCAGCGATTTATGTGACCTTTCGAGAGCATGAAAAGCCTCGGCCATTCGGAGTTATTGCGGAAGTGTGCGGAACTTCACCGGAGGAATTGCGAGTGGGATATCGCTCGCTACGGGCAGAACTCGATATCAACGGCAAAGTTGTCACTCCAGTAGATTACATTACGTTTTTAGCATCACAACTATCTTTGGATGAGAAGGAGGAAAAGAACGCCCGAGAAATTCTGGAGTCGGTGCCAGATATTTCCGGCAATCCAGCAGGAATTGCTGTTGCGTCCCTGTATCTCGCTGCGAAAGCACGCGATATTCCCCTCACCTTAGTACAGGCAGGTGATGCAGCAGGGGTCACGAAGGAGACGGTTTGGCTCAAAACACGCGATATTAAGAACGCAACTGAAATTGCGGACTAA
- a CDS encoding recombinase family protein, translating to MNSLSSPSVSTVSALQMSAVAVVMLLFAAHIKSIYNTKDLGKGCSAIAEQSKPYLSNPYSTHMAIFTTCLIWIGSQSGGIETGIAALGLLPPASMKDSRWVLLARVSTDGQLDNKSIESQLNHLRKQCEDADGEITLEIERAESGADMERDSLKKILEMANKDQFDVLGVWKLDRLTRSNPWEGFEYLRKLKESGAVLYADNYGYFDWNDRGDFEIIVREVLFAREWYARIKENAEQGQLECLKQGQYPFGQPPYGYEKGDRGVLSLTEDGKEIIPDLFNTYLEEENRAETRRQINEKYQLEGDNQLTDSQVKTVLTQSLCLGQLTLKDQVVETKPELQCVTKETFNKTQELLNERKQTPTDAETFPEPLERATKRFGPEFLSTLFDTLHTVCPECGESVEETKGTTTVRDTILREYTCESCDFRGPLFDQQQINKLDSTVPLGCPYCISVDNFSSEKSSSSVLEYVYTCNLCANKFGVNLPPNTYQRAFECPEVAFRWDPNQDTVLDDEIQQNGEEEFEPSTSEFIWCKIHLPDESEDDDSINNQCDYDTDNDDDDDPATALNTVS from the coding sequence GCCGCTCATATAAAAAGTATATATAATACAAAAGACCTTGGCAAAGGTTGCTCAGCTATAGCTGAGCAGTCCAAGCCGTATTTATCAAACCCATATAGCACCCATATGGCTATCTTCACCACCTGTCTAATTTGGATAGGTAGCCAGAGCGGTGGAATCGAGACAGGTATCGCAGCACTCGGACTGCTCCCTCCTGCCTCGATGAAAGACAGCCGGTGGGTGCTGCTTGCCCGGGTAAGTACTGATGGGCAATTGGACAACAAGAGCATCGAATCACAGCTCAACCATTTACGGAAACAGTGTGAGGACGCTGACGGAGAGATCACCCTTGAGATAGAACGTGCAGAGTCTGGAGCCGATATGGAGCGTGATTCATTGAAAAAGATTCTAGAGATGGCGAACAAGGATCAGTTCGATGTCTTGGGAGTCTGGAAACTAGATCGTCTCACCAGATCCAATCCATGGGAGGGCTTCGAGTACCTGCGGAAGCTAAAAGAAAGTGGAGCTGTCCTTTACGCCGATAACTACGGCTACTTTGACTGGAACGACCGAGGAGATTTCGAGATCATTGTCCGTGAAGTGCTGTTTGCCCGGGAGTGGTACGCCCGCATCAAAGAAAACGCAGAGCAAGGTCAACTTGAATGCCTGAAACAAGGTCAGTATCCGTTTGGACAACCGCCCTATGGGTACGAAAAGGGAGATCGCGGTGTACTCAGTCTTACTGAGGACGGTAAGGAAATCATCCCTGACTTGTTCAATACTTATCTGGAAGAGGAAAATCGAGCAGAAACGAGACGACAAATCAATGAAAAATACCAACTTGAGGGAGACAACCAGCTTACGGATAGCCAAGTGAAAACTGTTCTCACACAGTCTCTCTGCCTCGGCCAACTCACCTTGAAGGATCAAGTCGTCGAGACAAAGCCGGAGTTACAGTGTGTTACAAAGGAGACGTTCAACAAAACACAGGAACTCCTCAACGAGAGGAAACAAACGCCAACCGATGCGGAAACGTTCCCAGAGCCACTCGAACGAGCGACAAAACGCTTCGGCCCCGAGTTCCTCAGTACCCTCTTCGATACTCTGCATACTGTTTGTCCAGAATGTGGCGAATCTGTCGAAGAGACGAAGGGGACGACGACGGTCCGGGACACAATCCTCCGTGAGTACACTTGCGAGAGTTGTGACTTTAGAGGGCCACTGTTCGACCAACAACAGATCAACAAGTTAGACTCGACTGTTCCTTTGGGATGTCCCTACTGCATCTCAGTTGATAATTTCAGCAGCGAAAAGTCCTCATCGTCTGTGCTGGAGTACGTCTACACGTGTAACCTCTGTGCGAACAAGTTTGGGGTCAACCTACCGCCGAACACCTATCAGAGGGCATTCGAATGCCCCGAGGTTGCTTTCCGATGGGATCCAAATCAAGACACGGTTCTTGATGATGAGATCCAGCAAAATGGCGAGGAAGAGTTCGAACCCTCTACCTCTGAGTTCATCTGGTGTAAGATCCATCTCCCTGATGAGAGCGAGGATGACGATTCAATTAATAACCAATGTGACTACGACACCGATAACGACGACGATGACGACCCAGCAACTGCGCTCAATACAGTTAGCTGA
- a CDS encoding recombinase family protein, with protein MDNPFPERTNTATSTGSDSEEKGKLRAAIYARTSSNSQRFGYSIGEQIQRCWTFCEDAGWVVIFVFTDEAESGRDTERPKFQSMLDRAQDGLFDVVVFWKLDRFCRSLTDLVRVEEEFDKLDVALHSVTEFLDTTNPVGRFNFRNLASAAELESDLTSQRVRLGMYGLARDHKWPNDYPPLGYQKTVDGTLVVDEDERELVRLVFRLYTKEQSMPQVAFLLNEQKLTTKRGETWCRQSVGKVLRNDLYVGRYRIAGFEEYVEEYQIIPDELFEEVTSTRHRFKCANKQMDSMRKQSKAERILSEYRSFHNGEHQ; from the coding sequence ATGGACAATCCATTTCCTGAGCGTACGAACACCGCAACCAGCACAGGCTCAGATTCCGAAGAGAAAGGAAAGCTACGTGCGGCAATCTACGCTCGAACCTCCTCAAACAGTCAACGGTTCGGCTACTCAATTGGTGAGCAGATTCAGCGGTGTTGGACGTTCTGTGAAGACGCTGGATGGGTCGTCATATTCGTATTTACTGACGAAGCAGAATCCGGACGCGATACGGAGCGACCGAAGTTTCAGTCGATGCTTGACCGTGCACAAGATGGACTATTCGATGTCGTCGTCTTTTGGAAACTGGATCGGTTCTGTCGTTCACTTACTGATTTAGTCAGAGTTGAAGAGGAATTCGATAAACTGGACGTGGCGCTTCATAGCGTGACTGAGTTTCTCGATACGACGAATCCAGTCGGTCGGTTCAACTTCCGCAATTTAGCGTCTGCTGCCGAACTGGAATCCGACCTGACCAGTCAGCGCGTCAGATTAGGAATGTACGGTCTAGCACGGGATCATAAATGGCCCAACGACTATCCGCCACTTGGGTATCAGAAGACAGTAGATGGTACGCTTGTTGTTGATGAAGATGAGCGAGAGCTTGTTCGTCTGGTTTTCAGGTTGTACACTAAAGAGCAGTCAATGCCACAGGTTGCGTTTCTGCTTAATGAGCAAAAGCTCACGACAAAGCGAGGCGAAACCTGGTGTCGCCAATCGGTTGGGAAGGTGCTACGCAACGATTTGTACGTTGGCCGATACCGAATAGCCGGTTTCGAAGAATATGTCGAGGAGTATCAAATCATCCCAGATGAGCTATTCGAGGAAGTCACATCAACTCGTCATCGATTTAAATGTGCGAACAAGCAGATGGATTCGATGCGAAAGCAATCGAAGGCAGAACGTATTCTCTCAGAATATCGTTCATTCCACAACGGAGAGCATCAATGA
- a CDS encoding DUF7344 domain-containing protein yields MQNDSDRDSDSLSCLFHTLRAPRRRAMIDIVSSTSEPILSVRKLAKMISSRETGTCVAHATGEPYRNVYNALSQTHLPTLAEADIIIYDAQRQTVRPGPNLPLAELLLAISRPTVTTFHNMLSDE; encoded by the coding sequence ATGCAGAACGATTCCGACAGGGACTCCGACTCGCTTTCATGTCTATTTCACACCCTCCGCGCCCCTCGACGCCGAGCAATGATTGATATCGTTTCCTCCACAAGTGAGCCGATTTTGTCGGTTCGAAAGTTGGCTAAAATGATCAGCAGTCGCGAAACGGGCACATGCGTAGCACACGCAACAGGCGAACCCTATCGGAACGTTTACAACGCACTTTCTCAGACGCATCTACCAACACTTGCAGAGGCAGACATCATCATCTATGATGCCCAGCGCCAGACGGTCAGACCGGGGCCAAATCTACCACTTGCGGAGTTGCTACTCGCAATTAGCCGCCCGACAGTCACAACATTTCACAACATGCTCTCCGACGAATAA
- a CDS encoding PadR family transcriptional regulator, whose product MNKATDPVLELLEEELVINGRGIYYTLSRRADNSSDAPGRATIYRALDELADHGLVSRYEDNSSYFQITAAGRRYLAGEPLEDTQS is encoded by the coding sequence ATGAACAAAGCAACCGACCCCGTACTCGAATTACTCGAGGAAGAGCTGGTCATCAACGGTCGCGGTATCTATTACACTCTCAGCCGACGAGCGGACAACAGCAGTGACGCGCCTGGTCGCGCTACGATTTACCGTGCACTAGATGAACTTGCCGACCACGGACTTGTTTCCCGCTACGAAGATAATAGTTCATATTTTCAGATCACTGCGGCTGGTCGTCGCTATCTCGCTGGAGAACCCCTAGAAGATACACAGTCTTAG